A stretch of Elusimicrobiota bacterium DNA encodes these proteins:
- a CDS encoding O-antigen ligase family protein: MRSIPSPWAERAAFFLRTSTAPWILPVALTITAAGRGGKVPLVWNGLCAMVFLSAVVFLARRSVDLGGHPLFPAVLPFLVWTGVAFVLSDDWAASFPSLQKTMAPFCLGALAALHGTERTRRSFLFLLGAGGGAEAALAGVRSRGASVPDLFPGNPVYGGFWMAVAGLVFLSFAIEATLSRRARLLSAAAAAGLMSGAVLTRSRSIVLGLLAGTAVVVLHRWGRRGAVGLAAAAALGFALLPTATVRRWSKVDDPYAFDRTLIWRGAVSGLLERPVVGWGPGRFESLYRAHAQPLETDPVRFERSTLFAHNDFLQAGATLGIPAVIFWFFGVGLFFALRPSGPWGRGTAAAVAAQSVVALFNFPLFLPINGLMMGGLLGLAPFSRRPRLGKSTTGALPVRAIAGVAFVVLALASGGAALGEAVGIPVPWDPRWVENRLSRADARLHPDPAEGRRPDPASARLLYEAVAEQFPERAEAWRGLAHLAAEHESPPRDADAVEAYARALRLWPLHVPWRVELAEVLERSGERRAARIEAHRALGLEPADGEAALLLGRLLRKEGDPAGADRWLSGWWNRWGTPPAPSEPGSPYRQAILRRDADSFLRERAIARMSAGRPRDALPLLSGLPPNEPERLLLEAGCWFYAGDLNRAEALLRTVQKTAPQRPETGPLLEKVRKRREGIR; encoded by the coding sequence GTGCGCTCGATTCCTTCCCCCTGGGCCGAGCGTGCCGCCTTCTTCCTCCGAACATCAACGGCGCCCTGGATCCTTCCGGTCGCCTTAACGATCACCGCCGCGGGCCGCGGGGGCAAAGTTCCGTTGGTTTGGAACGGTCTTTGCGCGATGGTCTTTCTGTCGGCCGTCGTTTTTTTGGCTCGCCGTTCCGTCGATTTGGGTGGCCATCCGCTCTTTCCCGCCGTCCTCCCCTTCCTCGTGTGGACGGGGGTCGCCTTCGTGTTGTCCGACGACTGGGCGGCGTCTTTTCCCTCGTTGCAAAAGACGATGGCCCCCTTTTGTCTCGGCGCCCTGGCCGCCCTTCACGGAACCGAACGGACCCGTCGCTCCTTTCTCTTTTTATTGGGAGCGGGGGGGGGGGCCGAGGCCGCCTTGGCGGGGGTCCGGTCCCGGGGGGCATCGGTTCCCGACTTGTTTCCCGGGAATCCGGTGTACGGCGGTTTTTGGATGGCGGTCGCCGGACTGGTGTTTCTTTCTTTTGCCATTGAGGCGACGCTCTCTCGACGGGCGCGCCTCCTGTCGGCCGCGGCGGCCGCGGGGTTGATGAGCGGGGCGGTTTTAACGCGTTCACGATCAATCGTTTTGGGTCTGCTGGCGGGGACGGCCGTGGTCGTCCTTCACCGGTGGGGCCGGCGGGGCGCCGTGGGGCTGGCGGCGGCCGCCGCCTTGGGATTCGCTTTGTTGCCGACCGCGACCGTCCGACGTTGGTCCAAAGTCGACGATCCTTACGCGTTCGATCGGACGTTGATTTGGAGGGGCGCGGTGTCCGGCCTTTTGGAGCGGCCGGTGGTGGGATGGGGGCCGGGCCGGTTTGAAAGTCTTTACCGGGCTCACGCGCAGCCGTTGGAGACCGATCCGGTCCGGTTCGAACGTTCCACCCTTTTTGCCCACAACGATTTTTTACAGGCGGGGGCCACTCTCGGTATTCCGGCGGTGATTTTTTGGTTTTTCGGCGTGGGCCTTTTTTTCGCCCTCCGTCCATCGGGGCCCTGGGGCCGGGGCACGGCCGCCGCGGTGGCCGCCCAATCGGTTGTGGCGCTGTTCAATTTCCCGCTTTTTTTGCCCATCAACGGGTTGATGATGGGGGGTCTTCTCGGTTTGGCGCCGTTCTCCCGGCGGCCGCGGCTCGGAAAATCCACCACCGGGGCCCTCCCCGTCCGGGCGATCGCGGGGGTGGCTTTCGTGGTTCTTGCGCTGGCAAGCGGGGGGGCGGCCTTGGGCGAAGCGGTGGGGATCCCTGTGCCTTGGGATCCCCGGTGGGTGGAAAACCGTTTGTCGCGGGCCGACGCGCGCCTTCACCCCGACCCGGCGGAAGGCCGACGCCCCGACCCCGCGTCGGCCCGGTTGCTCTATGAAGCCGTGGCGGAACAATTTCCCGAACGGGCGGAAGCTTGGCGCGGATTGGCGCATCTGGCGGCCGAACACGAATCGCCGCCCCGGGACGCCGACGCCGTCGAGGCGTACGCCCGCGCCCTTCGGTTGTGGCCCTTGCACGTTCCTTGGCGGGTGGAATTGGCGGAAGTTCTGGAACGAAGCGGGGAACGGAGGGCCGCGCGGATCGAAGCCCACCGGGCCTTGGGATTGGAACCGGCGGACGGGGAGGCCGCTCTTCTACTCGGCCGCCTCCTCCGGAAAGAGGGCGATCCCGCCGGCGCCGATCGATGGCTTTCCGGCTGGTGGAACCGTTGGGGAACACCCCCCGCGCCGAGCGAACCGGGGTCGCCGTATCGTCAGGCGATTCTCCGGCGGGACGCCGACTCTTTTCTTCGGGAAAGGGCGATCGCCCGGATGTCCGCCGGACGCCCCCGGGACGCCTTGCCATTATTAAGCGGCCTTCCGCCGAACGAACCCGAGCGCCTTCTTCTGGAAGCCGGGTGTTGGTTTTACGCGGGCGATTTGAATCGGGCCGAGGCCCTTCTTCGAACCGTTCAAAAAACAGCGCCCCAGCGCCCGGAAACGGGGCCTTTGCTTGAGAAGGTGCGAAAACGGCGGGAGGGAATTCGATGA
- a CDS encoding glycosyltransferase family 2 protein, with protein sequence MIHILLAAYNEEAALGDVLNGIARTLADGDYKVWVVDDGSADGTAAVVADWRQKIPLISLRHSVNRGLGAALQTGLEALKGQLREKDVLVTLDADNTHPPALIPRLAAPVENGTADIAIASRFVRGAVVSGVPFFRRLTGRAASWLFRLAIPLRGVRDYTCGFRAYGGGLILKGFEAPGRMITENGFACQAEWLLKLGRLSPRVVELPLLLRYDRKPTPSKMPVLRTIGATLDLLRRLRKPK encoded by the coding sequence ATGATTCACATTTTGCTGGCGGCCTACAACGAAGAGGCGGCCCTGGGCGACGTTCTAAACGGCATTGCCCGGACGTTGGCCGACGGGGACTACAAGGTCTGGGTGGTGGACGATGGGTCCGCCGACGGGACGGCCGCCGTGGTCGCCGATTGGCGTCAGAAAATCCCGTTGATCTCCCTCCGTCACTCGGTGAATCGGGGATTGGGCGCGGCCCTGCAAACCGGGCTGGAGGCGTTGAAAGGCCAACTGCGGGAGAAGGACGTCCTGGTCACTTTGGACGCCGACAACACGCATCCGCCGGCCCTCATCCCCCGGCTGGCGGCGCCCGTTGAAAATGGGACCGCGGACATCGCCATCGCGTCCCGGTTCGTGCGCGGCGCGGTGGTCTCGGGCGTCCCCTTTTTCCGTCGATTGACGGGGCGCGCCGCGTCGTGGCTGTTCCGTCTCGCGATCCCCTTGCGCGGCGTCCGGGATTACACGTGCGGGTTCCGCGCGTACGGGGGGGGATTGATTTTGAAAGGGTTTGAGGCCCCGGGGCGGATGATCACGGAAAACGGGTTTGCTTGCCAGGCGGAGTGGCTTCTTAAATTGGGGCGCCTGTCGCCGCGCGTGGTGGAACTTCCGCTTCTCCTTCGCTACGACCGGAAACCCACGCCCAGCAAAATGCCCGTTCTTCGGACCATCGGAGCCACGTTGGACCTTTTGCGGCGTCTTCGAAAACCGAAGTGA
- a CDS encoding flippase-like domain-containing protein, whose translation MKNPRLRFLMGCLVSAAGLWFAFRGVRWGDIGRALTLLTRPYLLLVIPLAGLGEYLLRTERWRLLLGASPGERRVLFPVVSGSFFLNNVLPFRAGEAARVYWTHRDTGRSVGAAVGALALDRAADLAALALLTFLLLAAAPQKGVLSGRSALFLFGAVILGVGLFAFFGGNLFSWVKRASWPDGIRRFLSGFSSSWSVARRPRTLVKTVLLSAGIWGLNVALDRTIGGLFGLGLTWGESAWFLVALAAGVALPSTPGYVGTFEAAGVGALTLMGREPAAVLPFVLILHAGQILSSAVWGLPGLWRRGRRRDGELTANLIKSAP comes from the coding sequence GTGAAAAACCCCCGCCTTCGGTTTTTGATGGGATGCCTGGTCAGCGCGGCGGGGTTGTGGTTCGCTTTTCGCGGCGTGCGGTGGGGGGACATCGGTCGCGCCCTGACCCTCCTGACGCGGCCGTACCTCCTTCTGGTAATTCCGTTGGCGGGCCTGGGGGAGTATCTCCTCCGAACGGAGCGATGGCGTCTTTTGCTCGGGGCCTCCCCGGGGGAGCGCCGCGTTCTTTTTCCCGTCGTCTCGGGGTCCTTTTTTCTCAACAACGTTTTGCCCTTCCGCGCGGGCGAGGCCGCCCGCGTCTATTGGACCCACCGGGACACCGGGCGCTCCGTGGGAGCGGCCGTTGGTGCCCTCGCCTTGGATCGCGCCGCGGACCTGGCCGCGTTGGCTCTTCTGACGTTTTTGCTATTGGCCGCGGCCCCCCAAAAAGGTGTTTTGTCCGGTCGTTCCGCCTTGTTTTTGTTCGGCGCCGTCATTCTTGGGGTCGGCCTTTTTGCGTTTTTTGGCGGGAATTTATTTTCCTGGGTTAAGCGAGCCTCCTGGCCGGATGGGATCCGGCGGTTCTTGTCGGGGTTTTCGTCCTCCTGGTCGGTGGCGCGCCGTCCGCGCACGTTGGTGAAAACGGTTCTTTTGTCCGCCGGAATCTGGGGATTGAACGTGGCTTTGGACCGGACGATCGGCGGTCTCTTCGGGTTGGGGCTGACCTGGGGCGAAAGCGCGTGGTTCTTGGTGGCCCTTGCGGCGGGCGTGGCCCTTCCCTCGACCCCGGGGTATGTGGGGACCTTTGAAGCCGCGGGGGTCGGGGCCTTGACGCTCATGGGGCGAGAGCCCGCCGCGGTCCTTCCCTTCGTTTTGATTTTGCACGCCGGGCAAATTCTATCATCAGCGGTGTGGGGTTTGCCCGGGCTTTGGCGGCGGGGTCGGCGCCGCGATGGGGAGCTCACGGCAAATTTGATAAAATCCGCTCCATGA
- a CDS encoding glycosyltransferase family 39 protein codes for MTRRKRLVALGLLGAAALGLRWVAFDWGFPLKFGHIDESVVLFYSLRMVDGAWAPGFFDYPGLFFCLLAGAIRSAHALGHLIGFVPSMPELLAAYMSGDSRFFLGVSRGLTVIFALATVALTVDMGRRRSGWTLGLSAGALLAVNPLHVLHSHYGTVDVAAAFMTLLALDRIDVFWGNPTRRNGAGAAVAVGLGAAMKYYPGILLPLLIAEPFWRRRPGAAGWAAGLSAASLGAYALGSPETLVALPDFCRRFGHLFPKIVGTPGTSIPLVAMVGGLIVGLGPLVMGGAVAGAARVVRDRLPWKRVGVGAALLLGFIGLWRGHAPHYALALYPVAALFAALGFQWTGRRHRFLPLLLWGTSVLFGLGADVAELSMIRARDSRLEAADWVRARVAPGSKILRWAHTPEFNARDGYFVKVDFTNESIRDWAPGGPVPAALRGQDFLIYATYEKGDDAVLDALKERFALRQSFERRLPRFPHHPRVFIFDGHG; via the coding sequence ATGACGCGTCGAAAACGTCTGGTCGCCCTTGGGCTTCTCGGCGCGGCCGCCTTGGGCCTCCGTTGGGTCGCCTTCGATTGGGGGTTTCCGCTCAAATTCGGGCATATCGACGAATCGGTCGTTTTGTTTTATTCCCTGCGGATGGTCGACGGGGCGTGGGCGCCCGGTTTCTTTGACTACCCGGGTTTGTTTTTTTGCCTTTTGGCCGGCGCGATCCGATCCGCTCATGCCCTCGGGCATTTGATCGGGTTTGTCCCTTCGATGCCGGAATTGCTGGCCGCGTATATGAGCGGCGATTCCCGTTTTTTCCTCGGTGTCTCCCGGGGGTTAACGGTGATTTTCGCGTTGGCCACGGTGGCCTTGACCGTGGACATGGGGCGGCGCCGTTCCGGTTGGACTTTGGGCCTTTCGGCGGGGGCGCTTTTGGCCGTGAATCCTCTCCACGTGCTTCACAGCCATTACGGCACCGTGGACGTGGCGGCGGCCTTTATGACGCTTTTGGCGCTGGATCGAATCGATGTTTTTTGGGGGAACCCCACACGGCGGAACGGTGCGGGGGCGGCGGTCGCCGTGGGCTTGGGCGCGGCCATGAAATATTACCCGGGAATCCTTTTGCCTCTATTGATCGCAGAGCCCTTTTGGCGCCGACGACCGGGGGCCGCCGGGTGGGCCGCCGGACTAAGCGCCGCCTCGTTGGGGGCTTACGCCCTGGGGTCGCCGGAAACGCTGGTCGCCTTGCCCGACTTTTGCCGCCGTTTCGGCCATTTGTTCCCCAAAATCGTTGGAACGCCGGGGACCTCGATCCCCCTCGTCGCGATGGTCGGGGGGTTGATCGTGGGTTTGGGCCCCCTGGTCATGGGGGGGGCGGTGGCGGGCGCGGCGCGGGTGGTTCGAGACCGTTTACCCTGGAAGCGGGTCGGCGTTGGAGCGGCTCTGCTTCTGGGATTTATTGGTCTCTGGCGGGGGCACGCCCCCCATTACGCGTTGGCGCTCTATCCCGTAGCGGCGTTGTTCGCGGCGCTCGGGTTTCAATGGACCGGGCGGCGTCACCGCTTCCTCCCCCTTCTGCTGTGGGGGACCTCCGTGCTGTTCGGTCTCGGGGCCGACGTGGCCGAATTGTCGATGATTCGGGCGCGAGATTCGCGTTTGGAGGCGGCGGACTGGGTGCGCGCGCGCGTCGCGCCCGGGTCCAAAATCCTGCGTTGGGCGCACACGCCGGAATTCAATGCCCGGGACGGTTATTTCGTCAAGGTGGATTTTACGAACGAATCGATTCGGGACTGGGCCCCGGGCGGCCCGGTCCCCGCGGCGCTTCGGGGGCAGGATTTCTTGATTTACGCCACTTACGAAAAGGGGGACGACGCCGTGCTGGACGCTTTGAAGGAGCGGTTCGCCTTGCGGCAATCTTTTGAGCGGCGGCTCCCCCGGTTTCCCCACCACCCGCGCGTTTTTATTTTTGACGGCCATGGTTGA
- a CDS encoding glycosyltransferase family 2 protein, whose amino-acid sequence MVERKAKIIAVLPAYNAEKTLERTLADIPRADVDEIVLVDDASTDNTVALAERLGLAVVRHPANRGYGGNQKTCYREALRRGADIVVMIHPDYQYDARLTSLMTGFIERGVCDVMFGSRIRTRAEALRGGMPAYKYFFNRVLTALENLVLGQNLGETHSGFRAYSRRVLETLPWERNSDDFVFDQQFIVQSVHFGFRLGDVPVPTRYERSSSSIGFRRSVVYGLGTLWVLTRWVLHRCRLVPCPLFAANPS is encoded by the coding sequence ATGGTTGAGCGAAAAGCCAAAATCATTGCGGTGTTGCCCGCCTACAACGCCGAAAAGACGTTGGAGAGAACCTTGGCCGACATTCCCCGGGCCGACGTCGACGAAATTGTTCTGGTGGACGACGCCTCCACCGACAACACCGTCGCCTTGGCGGAGCGCCTGGGATTGGCGGTGGTCCGTCACCCGGCGAATCGGGGGTACGGGGGGAATCAAAAAACGTGTTACCGGGAAGCCCTCCGCCGCGGCGCGGACATCGTCGTGATGATTCACCCGGATTACCAATACGACGCGCGGCTCACGTCGCTGATGACCGGTTTTATCGAACGGGGGGTTTGCGACGTGATGTTCGGCAGTCGGATTCGAACCCGCGCCGAGGCCCTCCGGGGCGGCATGCCGGCCTACAAATATTTTTTTAATCGGGTTCTCACCGCCCTGGAGAACCTCGTCCTCGGGCAGAATTTGGGCGAAACCCACAGCGGGTTTCGCGCCTATTCCCGGCGGGTCCTGGAGACCCTTCCTTGGGAGCGGAATTCCGACGATTTTGTTTTCGACCAGCAGTTCATCGTCCAGTCCGTCCATTTCGGTTTTCGATTGGGGGACGTCCCCGTGCCCACGCGGTACGAGCGTTCCTCCTCCTCCATCGGTTTCCGTCGGAGCGTCGTGTACGGTTTGGGAACCCTCTGGGTATTGACCCGGTGGGTGCTTCATCGATGCCGCCTCGTTCCATGCCCCCTGTTCGCCGCAAATCCCTCCTGA
- a CDS encoding glycosyltransferase family 39 protein codes for MPPVRRKSLLIVYAAFFVTLSAFYFLEYPIPGLWSVAWNVLLASGLMVLLAGLGRRLLQWTVPREFADAGGNAERWLLSVGAGAVPFSMALLGLGVTGHFNPGAIFFLTVGAAVVAGPALAAGGREATSEGGAAPAGGVGFLALGVFALAFLCAMAPPTYYDSLVYHLALPAKYLQEGRVGFVPYNHYSHFPQNTEMIFGWFLALGTDVAAQFWNVGLAALTGWGLWRWGRSAFLQKNTRFDMVLFLTAPCVVLLSSETYVEVPMAFWTCLAVWSASKGVESSRRGWWGLAGLFGGYAAGIKYTGVLTPGLLFLGALLWPRARGWAERWKDAGALGAVAFAVFLPWMVKNAVLTGGNPVFPFLPSIFPASKVFMFKESSKAYFAVLDEYKGTSGLLITLFKMPFQLATNATRFGGGFDVTGDLGWALPLLLLPLGFLGLRRNGGSGGFLLAYATAHVLLWACLRPVLRFLFPVFPLICLLAGRGLNAVVVERGAAFRRVVAAGLGLFVLSNAVLFYWVERVRDPFPVAFGLVDREAYLNQKLDYYPWTQRMSTLPPASRVLFVGDQRGYYCPRPYLAPMALLPPPLREWSDAAADADALRRRLIDLGFTHLFFNRREAERLKSYRVLDLTPHGASVFEAMLKGLTVLASTPQAALFDLGAP; via the coding sequence ATGCCCCCTGTTCGCCGCAAATCCCTCCTGATCGTTTACGCCGCTTTTTTCGTCACGCTGTCGGCGTTTTATTTCCTGGAATACCCCATCCCCGGGCTTTGGTCGGTGGCGTGGAACGTCTTGCTGGCGTCCGGGTTGATGGTTCTTTTGGCCGGGCTCGGCCGACGCCTCCTCCAATGGACCGTGCCGAGGGAATTCGCCGACGCCGGTGGGAACGCGGAGCGCTGGCTGCTTTCCGTCGGTGCCGGGGCCGTGCCTTTTTCGATGGCGCTTTTGGGTTTGGGCGTGACCGGGCATTTCAACCCCGGCGCCATTTTTTTTCTAACCGTCGGGGCGGCGGTCGTGGCCGGCCCGGCCTTGGCGGCCGGGGGGCGAGAGGCGACTTCGGAGGGGGGGGCGGCGCCCGCCGGCGGCGTCGGTTTCTTGGCGCTCGGGGTTTTCGCTCTCGCGTTCTTGTGCGCCATGGCCCCGCCGACCTACTACGACAGTTTGGTTTACCACTTGGCTTTGCCCGCGAAATATTTGCAGGAAGGCCGCGTGGGGTTCGTCCCTTACAACCACTACAGTCATTTCCCTCAAAACACGGAGATGATCTTCGGTTGGTTCCTGGCGTTGGGAACGGACGTGGCGGCCCAATTTTGGAACGTGGGGTTGGCGGCCTTGACCGGGTGGGGCCTTTGGCGGTGGGGACGATCCGCGTTCTTGCAAAAAAACACGCGGTTCGACATGGTTTTGTTTTTAACGGCGCCCTGCGTGGTTCTTCTTTCCAGCGAAACCTACGTGGAAGTGCCGATGGCTTTTTGGACGTGTTTGGCCGTTTGGTCGGCGTCCAAGGGCGTGGAAAGTTCCCGGCGCGGCTGGTGGGGCCTCGCGGGGTTGTTCGGGGGGTATGCCGCGGGGATCAAATACACGGGGGTCCTCACCCCGGGGTTGCTTTTTCTGGGGGCCCTCCTTTGGCCCCGGGCCCGGGGTTGGGCCGAGCGGTGGAAAGACGCCGGGGCGTTGGGCGCCGTGGCCTTCGCGGTGTTTCTCCCTTGGATGGTGAAGAACGCGGTGTTGACGGGGGGGAACCCCGTTTTTCCCTTTCTACCGTCGATTTTCCCGGCGTCCAAGGTTTTTATGTTCAAAGAATCCTCCAAAGCCTACTTCGCCGTGCTCGACGAATACAAAGGGACGAGCGGTTTGTTGATCACCCTTTTCAAAATGCCGTTTCAATTGGCGACGAACGCCACCCGTTTCGGGGGCGGGTTCGACGTCACCGGCGATTTGGGCTGGGCCCTTCCGTTGTTGCTCCTTCCGCTGGGGTTTTTGGGCCTTCGCCGAAACGGCGGTTCCGGGGGTTTTCTCCTGGCCTACGCGACGGCGCACGTCCTTTTGTGGGCGTGCCTTCGGCCGGTGCTCCGGTTTTTATTCCCTGTTTTCCCGTTGATTTGCCTATTGGCCGGGCGGGGTCTGAACGCCGTGGTGGTGGAGCGCGGCGCCGCGTTTCGGCGCGTGGTCGCCGCCGGGTTGGGCCTTTTTGTCCTCTCCAACGCCGTCTTGTTTTATTGGGTCGAACGGGTCCGCGATCCCTTTCCCGTGGCCTTTGGGCTCGTGGATCGGGAAGCGTATTTGAATCAGAAACTCGATTACTACCCCTGGACGCAGCGGATGTCGACGCTTCCCCCCGCCAGCCGGGTGTTGTTCGTCGGCGATCAGCGGGGATACTATTGCCCCCGGCCGTACCTGGCCCCCATGGCGCTCCTGCCCCCGCCCCTTCGGGAATGGTCGGACGCCGCCGCGGACGCCGACGCGCTTCGGCGCCGTTTGATCGACCTGGGGTTCACCCATCTTTTTTTCAACCGCCGGGAGGCGGAACGTCTTAAGAGTTACCGGGTGTTGGATTTGACTCCTCACGGGGCCTCCGTTTTTGAGGCCATGCTGAAGGGGTTGACCGTCCTCGCGTCGACGCCGCAGGCCGCGCTGTTCGACTTGGGGGCCCCGTGA
- a CDS encoding undecaprenyl/decaprenyl-phosphate alpha-N-acetylglucosaminyl 1-phosphate transferase encodes MIFIYACVFLVAFALAFLLTPLIRRFAVRFDVLDHPATPVKTHKVPVPYLGGVAIFVGVVGSLVIVRGLTHFPTGTLHALWGLLCGGFVILALGLIDDLKKPDGLTFYMKFLFQFAAAALLIAFDIRIRFVQPVWLANVLTVLWVTGISNAINLIDIMDGLAASQSFVASTAFLLIAIPTEAVYVNVAAAAVAGASLAFLPHNFSKRHKIFMGDAGSLTLGFWLAGISLGTDYSRLNQVGVFAPLLILGLPVYDTFFVSCLRLLQGKSPFLGSRDHLAQKLRGLGLTGRQVVLVFAAAAAALSAAAFFLTLTPFYIAVAVIGAVGLLGLFVMLKLYDVVAE; translated from the coding sequence GTGATTTTCATTTACGCCTGCGTTTTCCTGGTGGCGTTCGCCTTGGCCTTTCTGTTGACCCCGTTGATCCGCCGGTTCGCCGTGCGCTTCGACGTGTTGGACCATCCGGCCACGCCGGTTAAAACCCACAAGGTCCCGGTGCCGTATCTGGGCGGGGTCGCCATCTTTGTCGGCGTGGTGGGGTCGTTGGTGATCGTTCGGGGGTTGACCCATTTTCCGACGGGAACCCTGCACGCTTTGTGGGGATTGTTGTGCGGCGGGTTCGTGATCCTCGCCTTGGGATTGATCGACGACCTCAAGAAGCCGGACGGCCTCACGTTTTACATGAAATTCCTTTTTCAATTCGCGGCGGCGGCGTTGTTGATCGCCTTCGACATCCGAATTCGATTCGTTCAGCCGGTTTGGCTGGCCAACGTTCTCACCGTGTTGTGGGTGACGGGCATATCGAACGCCATCAACTTGATCGACATCATGGACGGCCTCGCGGCGTCCCAATCCTTCGTGGCGTCGACGGCGTTTCTCCTGATCGCCATCCCGACGGAAGCCGTCTACGTGAACGTGGCCGCGGCGGCGGTGGCGGGCGCCAGCCTGGCTTTTTTGCCGCATAATTTTTCAAAGCGCCATAAAATTTTCATGGGCGACGCCGGGAGTTTGACGCTGGGGTTTTGGCTGGCCGGCATATCGCTCGGGACGGACTATTCGCGCCTCAACCAGGTGGGGGTGTTCGCCCCGTTGCTGATTCTCGGTTTGCCGGTGTACGACACGTTTTTTGTCTCGTGCCTTCGCCTGCTTCAGGGGAAGTCGCCCTTTTTGGGGTCCCGGGACCACTTGGCGCAAAAATTGCGCGGCCTCGGGCTGACCGGGCGGCAGGTGGTTCTCGTCTTCGCCGCGGCGGCCGCCGCGCTGTCCGCCGCCGCCTTTTTCCTGACGTTGACTCCGTTTTACATCGCCGTGGCGGTCATTGGAGCGGTGGGGCTCCTCGGGCTGTTCGTGATGCTGAAGCTTTACGACGTGGTGGCGGAGTGA
- a CDS encoding FAD-dependent oxidoreductase, whose translation MRPAPTPAPLIVAGAGLAGLSCAYHADGPVVVVDREPQPGGTARSFEIGGFTFDFTGHLLHLHHPYTTALVKRLLKGNWVVCRRDARIHSHGVLSAYPFQANLAALPPRVIRECVEGVRRSRARWGDRPLEGAGRLTFRQWCDRLFGAGISKHFMVPYNEKLWRIGVDDLTPEWCGNFVPVPTLAEVEAGARTAHRKAFGYNTTFLYPRTGGIQVLSDALAREVRGLRLGAALESVDWEKRRVLLSTGEWQPYRRLVSTLPLPELLKRLTPFPAELEEPRSRLRWTTVLCVNLGVARPKISPASWIYFPEKKYPFYRVGFPMNFTPHVVPRGCSSMYVEIACDPGREPAGPGARERLLSRVREGLIAAKILKRSDQIPVAHVVPIRYAYVVYDRHRTEALDRIFRWLDRRAGADSIGRYGAWKYSFMEEALLDGKRVAESDARRRRSPAA comes from the coding sequence GTGAGGCCGGCGCCGACCCCCGCGCCGTTGATCGTCGCCGGCGCCGGTTTGGCCGGTTTGTCCTGCGCCTATCACGCCGATGGTCCGGTGGTGGTGGTCGATCGCGAGCCCCAACCCGGGGGAACCGCCCGTTCCTTTGAAATTGGTGGGTTTACCTTTGATTTCACCGGCCACCTCCTTCATTTGCATCACCCGTACACCACGGCCCTGGTGAAGCGCTTGCTGAAGGGCAATTGGGTGGTCTGCCGTCGGGACGCGCGGATACACTCCCACGGGGTGCTTTCCGCCTATCCGTTTCAAGCCAATTTGGCCGCTTTGCCGCCCCGCGTGATCCGGGAATGCGTCGAGGGCGTTCGACGGTCCCGGGCGCGGTGGGGGGACCGGCCGTTGGAGGGCGCGGGCCGGCTCACTTTTCGGCAATGGTGCGACCGGCTTTTCGGGGCCGGCATTTCAAAGCACTTCATGGTTCCCTACAACGAAAAACTCTGGCGGATCGGGGTGGACGACCTCACGCCGGAGTGGTGCGGGAATTTCGTCCCGGTGCCCACGTTGGCCGAGGTGGAGGCGGGCGCCCGAACGGCGCACCGGAAAGCTTTCGGTTACAACACGACGTTTCTCTACCCGCGCACCGGCGGCATTCAGGTCCTTTCCGACGCGCTCGCTCGGGAGGTCCGGGGCCTTCGCCTCGGGGCGGCTCTGGAATCCGTCGATTGGGAGAAGCGCCGGGTCCTTCTCTCGACCGGCGAATGGCAGCCCTACCGGCGGCTGGTGTCCACGTTGCCCTTGCCCGAGCTGTTGAAGCGCCTGACGCCCTTTCCGGCGGAATTGGAGGAGCCCCGGTCCCGGCTCCGCTGGACGACGGTGCTGTGCGTGAACCTGGGGGTCGCCCGGCCCAAAATCTCGCCGGCCTCGTGGATTTATTTCCCCGAAAAAAAATACCCTTTCTACCGCGTCGGTTTTCCCATGAATTTCACGCCCCACGTCGTTCCCCGCGGCTGTTCGTCCATGTACGTCGAAATCGCCTGCGACCCCGGACGCGAACCGGCCGGGCCCGGGGCGCGGGAGCGGTTGTTGTCCCGCGTGCGGGAAGGGTTGATCGCCGCAAAAATCCTAAAACGGTCCGATCAAATTCCCGTGGCCCACGTCGTTCCCATCCGCTACGCCTACGTGGTGTATGACCGGCACCGGACCGAAGCGCTCGACCGAATCTTCCGGTGGCTCGACCGCCGGGCGGGGGCGGATTCCATCGGCCGGTACGGGGCCTGGAAATATTCCTTTATGGAAGAAGCCCTGCTGGACGGCAAGCGCGTCGCCGAATCCGACGCCCGACGTCGCCGGAGCCCGGCGGCCTAG